A part of Campylobacter concisus genomic DNA contains:
- a CDS encoding apolipoprotein N-acyltransferase produces MLKILRFAWISLFVRFLKGHFSTKIIIKAFVGAFLLSNFIFLSFFENSLLNFISPFLTLTGIYIIINLSRAGFFVAGFFTGILWFYWISFSFIYYDLIWLIPFVILFVALVYGLMFWMASFPSFVALRAILLFLVSYVHPFGFNWFNLEATLVLGPFEPNTRGLIFIFLAAISLSLNNKFLKFGLAFICLIAALQFKSSEAKTLPFDVELINTDVAQRVRWDKNLRMKFTNENLDMISSAIAGQKRLIVLPESAFPLFMTNEPLLVDELKELSKKITIVAGALAYENKQIYNSAFLFQDGNLRRMDKKFLVPFGEEIPLPNFMQDAVNKLFFGGASDFKKAENFSDYEIDGVKIRNAICYEATREELYKGEFDAVVAITNNGWFVPSSEPVLQRVLIKHLATKYNKAVYHSVNGSKSEIIKPKKAFWDEF; encoded by the coding sequence ATGTTAAAAATTCTGCGTTTTGCATGGATTTCCTTATTTGTAAGATTTTTAAAGGGACATTTTAGCACTAAAATTATAATAAAAGCCTTTGTTGGTGCTTTTTTGCTCTCTAACTTCATTTTTTTAAGCTTCTTTGAAAATTCGCTCTTGAATTTCATCTCACCGTTTTTAACTTTGACTGGAATTTACATCATCATAAATTTAAGCAGGGCTGGATTTTTTGTAGCTGGATTTTTCACTGGAATTTTATGGTTTTATTGGATCAGCTTTAGTTTTATCTACTATGATCTGATCTGGCTTATACCATTCGTTATCCTATTTGTGGCCCTTGTTTACGGCCTTATGTTTTGGATGGCCTCTTTTCCAAGCTTTGTAGCACTAAGAGCCATTTTGCTATTTTTAGTAAGCTACGTTCACCCATTTGGCTTTAACTGGTTCAACCTTGAAGCCACGCTTGTTTTGGGGCCTTTTGAGCCAAACACGAGAGGGCTTATATTTATATTTTTAGCAGCCATCTCTTTAAGCTTAAATAATAAATTTTTAAAATTTGGCCTAGCTTTTATCTGCCTAATCGCCGCTTTGCAGTTTAAAAGTAGCGAGGCAAAAACTCTGCCATTTGATGTGGAACTAATAAACACAGATGTCGCTCAAAGAGTACGCTGGGATAAGAATTTACGTATGAAATTTACAAATGAAAATTTAGACATGATAAGTAGCGCCATAGCTGGGCAAAAACGCCTTATAGTCCTTCCTGAGAGTGCATTTCCACTATTTATGACAAATGAGCCACTGCTTGTTGATGAGCTAAAAGAGCTTTCAAAAAAGATAACCATCGTAGCTGGCGCACTTGCCTATGAAAATAAGCAAATTTACAACTCTGCATTTTTGTTTCAAGATGGCAATCTTAGGCGAATGGATAAGAAATTTTTAGTCCCTTTTGGCGAAGAAATTCCTCTACCAAATTTTATGCAAGATGCGGTTAATAAGCTATTTTTTGGCGGAGCTAGTGACTTTAAAAAGGCTGAAAATTTTAGCGACTATGAGATAGATGGAGTTAAAATCAGAAACGCTATCTGCTACGAGGCAACAAGAGAGGAGCTTTATAAGGGCGAATTTGACGCGGTCGTGGCCATCACAAACAATGGCTGGTTTGTGCCAAGTAGTGAACCTGTACTTCAAAGAGTGCTTATAAAGCACCTTGCTACAAAATATAATAAAGCGGTCTATCACAGCGTAAATGGCTCAAAAAGCGAGATCATAAAGCCCAAAAAAGCATTTTGGGATGAGTTTTAA
- a CDS encoding preprotein translocase subunit YajC, protein MQNAEFLTSLLPLVVLFAIFYFLVIRPQQKQQKAHAAMLAALDKGDKIITNGGLICEVIKAENDFIKVKLNDDVIVRIAREFVAKKIEDK, encoded by the coding sequence ATGCAAAACGCAGAATTTTTAACATCACTACTACCCCTTGTTGTGCTTTTCGCTATCTTTTACTTTTTGGTTATTAGACCTCAACAAAAGCAACAAAAAGCCCATGCAGCGATGCTTGCAGCTCTTGATAAAGGCGATAAGATAATAACTAATGGCGGACTTATATGCGAAGTGATTAAGGCCGAAAATGATTTTATCAAAGTTAAACTTAACGATGATGTAATCGTTCGCATAGCACGCGAGTTTGTAGCTAAAAAGATCGAAGATAAATAA
- a CDS encoding preprotein translocase subunit SecD yields MRNARVTYRLIILILALIFGFGFSVPSFFQTQSGAKISLGLDLQGGLHMLLGVETSEAIHSKIKSIAGSINYYAKKEDVLIDKFKIKEENIDFTLLDSDEAPKVDKALAEIKGLDIKKDGLNYSISLTEQERTDTIEYAISQAVETIRNRLDQFGLAEPTVARQGKDNILVELPGIKTEEDEQRARDLIAKAAHLQLMAVDDKRQDQANTMSEAEAESYGDVIFKDAKNDRVKYVVKNIPVLDGSMLTDAKVAFSQQNNLPIINFTLNSEGARIFGDFTGANVGKRLAIVLDGKVYSAPVINERIGGGSGQISGGFTLDEAHDVAIALRSGALLAPVKMLEKRSVGPSLGQESINQSMVALAAGSILVVLFMLVYYGISGIFANIALVADVVILVAVMALFGATLTLPGMAGIVLTIGMAVDANVIINERIRELLREGVAIRTAVQKGYEHAMSAIIDSNLTTIITVAVLYAYGTGPVKGFAVTMAIGIMASMLTAILGTHGMFDAVMDKIEKSGNTRLWFGYKRS; encoded by the coding sequence ATGCGTAACGCAAGAGTCACATATAGGCTAATTATCTTAATATTGGCTTTGATTTTTGGTTTTGGCTTTTCGGTGCCATCTTTTTTTCAAACACAAAGCGGAGCTAAAATTTCACTTGGTCTTGATCTTCAAGGTGGCCTTCATATGCTACTTGGTGTTGAAACGAGCGAAGCTATTCACTCAAAAATAAAATCAATAGCTGGAAGTATAAATTATTATGCTAAAAAAGAAGATGTGTTAATTGATAAATTTAAGATTAAAGAAGAGAACATTGACTTTACTCTTCTTGATAGCGACGAAGCTCCAAAAGTAGATAAAGCACTGGCTGAGATAAAGGGGCTTGATATCAAAAAAGATGGTTTAAATTACAGCATATCTTTAACCGAACAAGAAAGAACGGATACGATCGAGTATGCGATCTCGCAAGCTGTTGAAACTATTAGAAATAGGCTTGATCAGTTTGGCCTAGCTGAGCCAACTGTTGCCAGACAAGGCAAAGACAATATCCTAGTTGAGCTTCCTGGTATAAAGACTGAAGAGGATGAGCAAAGAGCAAGAGATCTTATCGCAAAGGCTGCTCACTTACAGCTTATGGCAGTTGATGATAAAAGGCAAGATCAGGCCAATACAATGAGTGAGGCTGAAGCTGAGAGCTACGGCGACGTGATCTTTAAGGATGCTAAAAATGACCGCGTGAAATATGTCGTTAAAAATATCCCAGTGCTTGACGGCTCTATGCTAACTGACGCAAAGGTTGCATTTTCTCAGCAAAATAACCTACCGATCATAAATTTTACACTAAATTCAGAAGGCGCTAGAATTTTTGGTGATTTTACTGGCGCAAATGTGGGTAAAAGGCTTGCTATTGTGCTTGATGGCAAGGTTTATTCAGCTCCAGTTATAAACGAAAGAATAGGTGGCGGCAGCGGCCAGATCAGCGGTGGTTTTACCCTTGATGAGGCTCACGATGTAGCGATCGCACTTAGAAGTGGTGCACTTTTAGCACCTGTGAAGATGCTAGAAAAAAGAAGTGTTGGCCCATCTTTAGGCCAAGAGAGCATCAATCAAAGCATGGTTGCTCTTGCTGCTGGATCTATTTTAGTCGTGCTATTTATGCTAGTTTATTATGGAATTTCTGGAATTTTTGCAAATATCGCACTAGTTGCGGATGTCGTTATATTAGTCGCTGTTATGGCACTTTTTGGAGCGACGCTTACTCTGCCAGGTATGGCTGGTATCGTGCTAACTATCGGTATGGCGGTTGATGCAAACGTCATCATAAATGAACGTATCCGCGAGCTTTTGCGTGAAGGCGTGGCGATAAGAACAGCTGTTCAAAAGGGTTATGAGCACGCCATGAGTGCGATCATTGACTCAAACTTAACTACCATTATCACAGTTGCGGTGCTTTACGCTTATGGCACTGGCCCAGTTAAAGGCTTTGCAGTAACAATGGCAATAGGTATCATGGCTTCGATGCTAACAGCTATACTTGGCACACATGGCATGTTTGATGCAGTCATGGACAAGATAGAAAAAAGTGGAAATACCAGACTTTGGTTTGGTTATAAAAGGAGCTAG
- the secF gene encoding preprotein translocase subunit SecF (forms a complex with SecD and YajC; SecDFyajC stimulates the proton motive force-driven protein translocation; seems to modulate the cycling of SecA by stabilizing its membrane-inserted state and appears to be required for the release of mature proteins from the extracytoplasmic side of the membrane; in some organisms, such as Bacillus subtilis, SecD is fused to SecF): MQIFTKAKVYDFMRFRFASLAFSIFLFVGSIVLLATKGLNYGIDFSGGTLIQLKYDTKAPLDKIRDAFGTNEVLKNASVTEFGSEDEAVIRFSGSSSNLTGDIGTEIKQILKDTGNFEVRRVDIVGPKVGDELRQKGLMALGISLIGVLLYITFRFEWRFALAAIATEIHDIVITVGAISLFDIDVNLDTLAAVLTVLGYSLNDTIIIFDRIREGIKESKRTDIEGVINESVSATLSRTILTSATTMMTVLVLFLFGGDMIHGFSFILIVGIVIGTISSIYISSPFLIWFKFSIEHFRSRETEKQKIKKEREKERAMFEKGVV, translated from the coding sequence ATGCAAATTTTTACTAAAGCAAAAGTTTATGATTTTATGCGTTTTAGATTTGCTTCACTAGCATTTTCTATATTTTTATTTGTTGGCTCTATTGTTTTACTTGCTACAAAGGGGTTAAACTACGGCATTGATTTCTCTGGCGGTACGCTTATTCAGCTAAAATACGACACCAAAGCTCCACTTGATAAAATTCGTGACGCTTTTGGTACAAATGAAGTGCTTAAAAATGCCTCTGTTACTGAGTTTGGGAGTGAAGATGAAGCTGTTATTAGATTTTCAGGATCAAGTTCAAATTTAACTGGTGACATTGGCACTGAGATAAAGCAAATTTTAAAAGATACTGGAAATTTTGAGGTAAGACGTGTTGATATCGTTGGTCCAAAGGTTGGTGACGAGCTTAGGCAAAAGGGCTTGATGGCTCTTGGAATTTCACTAATTGGCGTGCTTCTTTATATTACATTTAGATTTGAGTGGCGATTTGCACTAGCTGCAATCGCAACTGAAATTCACGATATAGTCATAACCGTCGGTGCTATTTCACTATTTGATATCGATGTAAATTTGGACACACTAGCGGCTGTTTTAACAGTTCTTGGCTACTCACTAAATGATACGATTATTATCTTTGATAGGATAAGAGAAGGCATCAAAGAGAGTAAGAGAACTGATATTGAAGGTGTTATAAACGAGTCAGTCTCAGCCACACTTTCAAGAACTATCCTAACTTCAGCAACTACGATGATGACAGTTCTTGTGTTATTTTTATTCGGTGGAGATATGATACATGGATTTTCATTTATTCTTATCGTTGGTATTGTCATAGGAACGATCAGTTCGATCTACATCTCTTCGCCGTTTCTTATCTGGTTTAAATTTAGCATCGAGCATTTTAGAAGTAGAGAGACTGAAAAGCAAAAGATAAAAAAAGAGCGTGAAAAAGAGCGTGCTATGTTTGAGAAAGGCGTTGTGTAA
- a CDS encoding leucine--tRNA ligase, with protein MAEKRKYEPLKIEKKWQEIWDKNEEFEPKDDLSLPKKYILSMFPYPSGRIHMGHVRNYSIGDALARSYRKSGYNVLHPIGFDSFGMPAENAAIKHKIHPKIWTYENIDYMKKELASLGFSFSKKRILATSDPLYTKWEQSFFIKMFEKGLVYRKNAIINWCEYDQTVLANEQVEDGKCWRCGNDVVQKELPGYYFNITKYASELLDDLKLLEGKWPNQVITMQENWIGRSYGLEFKFYLDEASKEALGGKFDGFEVFTTRADTIYGVSYTALAPEHPIVKALLESDKIDEGKKAKIKVILNQSPRERQASEKDGEFLGIYVVHPLTNEKIPAWVANFILADYGSGAIMAVPAHDQRDYEFATKFNLPIKPVVKPLDGESDSSKAYSEYGVAINSELINGLNSEEAKSFIIEKFEKDGLGKRITNYKLRDWGISRQRYWGAPIPVVHCKCCGVVPEKEENLPIALPEDVEITGEGNPLDKHPTWKFAKCPKCGKDAIRETDTMDTFVESSWYFARFASDEKTWEQKALDEKSVNYWMNVDQYIGGIEHAILHLLYARFFQKVLRDLGYLRDDEPFENLLTQGMVLKDGKKMSKSKGNVVDPDDIINKYGADTARLFILFAAPPQKELEWNDSAVEGAFRFLNRLWEKAQTIKKMDKIPTIDHESLSKDEKFARLKIYEALKKSTEVFGDTFAFNTLIAACMEALNAINAQDNEDVNAEGFFIILNLLEPIVPHIANELSEELFGRKNFTKLEMKEEVFVKDSISLAITVNGKKRAEFEVAANESESEILNIAKQNVAKWLEGKEILKEIYIKGKLVNFVIKG; from the coding sequence ATGGCTGAAAAGAGAAAATATGAGCCTTTAAAGATAGAAAAAAAATGGCAAGAGATTTGGGATAAAAATGAAGAATTTGAACCAAAAGATGACCTAAGCTTGCCAAAAAAATATATCCTAAGTATGTTCCCATATCCAAGTGGACGCATACATATGGGGCATGTAAGAAACTACTCTATTGGCGATGCACTTGCTAGATCATATAGAAAAAGCGGCTACAACGTGCTTCATCCTATTGGCTTTGATAGCTTTGGCATGCCAGCTGAAAACGCAGCCATAAAACATAAAATTCACCCTAAAATTTGGACCTATGAAAATATCGACTATATGAAAAAAGAGCTAGCAAGCCTTGGCTTTTCATTTTCTAAAAAGAGAATTTTAGCCACATCTGACCCACTTTACACAAAGTGGGAGCAAAGCTTTTTTATAAAGATGTTTGAAAAAGGGCTTGTTTATAGAAAAAATGCAATTATAAATTGGTGCGAATACGATCAAACTGTGCTTGCAAATGAGCAGGTGGAGGATGGCAAATGCTGGAGATGTGGTAATGATGTTGTACAAAAAGAGCTTCCAGGATATTACTTCAATATCACAAAATACGCTAGCGAGCTACTTGACGATTTGAAGCTTCTTGAAGGCAAATGGCCAAATCAAGTAATTACAATGCAAGAAAACTGGATCGGCAGAAGCTACGGCTTGGAGTTTAAATTTTATCTTGATGAGGCTTCAAAAGAGGCTTTAGGTGGTAAATTTGATGGCTTTGAGGTATTTACTACAAGAGCTGATACGATTTACGGCGTTAGCTACACAGCCCTTGCTCCTGAGCATCCTATAGTAAAAGCGTTGCTTGAGAGTGATAAAATTGATGAAGGCAAAAAGGCAAAGATAAAAGTAATCCTAAATCAAAGTCCAAGAGAGCGTCAAGCGAGCGAAAAAGACGGAGAATTTTTGGGAATTTACGTCGTTCATCCACTCACAAATGAAAAGATCCCAGCTTGGGTTGCAAATTTCATCCTAGCTGACTACGGCAGTGGCGCTATCATGGCTGTACCTGCACATGATCAAAGAGATTACGAGTTTGCAACTAAATTTAATCTACCTATAAAACCAGTCGTAAAGCCACTTGATGGCGAGAGCGATAGCTCTAAAGCATACTCTGAGTATGGAGTTGCTATAAATTCTGAGCTGATAAATGGCCTTAATTCAGAAGAGGCTAAAAGCTTTATAATAGAGAAATTTGAAAAAGATGGCCTTGGCAAGAGGATCACAAACTACAAACTAAGAGACTGGGGAATTTCTCGCCAAAGATACTGGGGTGCGCCAATACCAGTAGTGCACTGCAAATGCTGCGGCGTAGTGCCTGAAAAAGAGGAAAATTTGCCTATCGCGCTACCTGAAGATGTTGAGATCACAGGCGAGGGCAACCCCCTTGATAAACACCCAACTTGGAAATTTGCAAAGTGTCCAAAATGTGGCAAAGACGCGATCAGAGAGACTGATACGATGGATACATTTGTGGAGAGTAGCTGGTATTTTGCTAGATTTGCAAGCGATGAGAAGACTTGGGAGCAAAAAGCGCTTGATGAAAAGAGCGTGAATTATTGGATGAATGTAGATCAGTATATCGGCGGTATCGAGCATGCGATCTTACACCTTTTATACGCTAGATTTTTCCAAAAGGTCTTAAGAGATCTTGGCTATCTAAGGGACGATGAGCCATTTGAAAATCTGCTAACTCAAGGCATGGTCTTAAAAGATGGCAAAAAGATGAGCAAAAGCAAGGGCAACGTCGTAGACCCTGACGATATTATTAATAAATATGGTGCTGATACGGCAAGACTCTTTATCCTGTTTGCTGCTCCTCCTCAAAAAGAGCTTGAGTGGAATGACAGTGCAGTCGAGGGTGCATTTAGATTTTTAAATAGACTTTGGGAAAAGGCACAAACTATCAAAAAGATGGATAAAATCCCAACCATAGACCATGAGAGTTTAAGCAAAGATGAGAAATTTGCAAGGCTAAAAATTTATGAAGCGCTCAAAAAATCAACTGAGGTTTTTGGTGATACATTTGCTTTTAATACATTGATAGCTGCGTGTATGGAGGCACTAAATGCCATAAATGCGCAGGATAACGAAGATGTAAATGCTGAGGGCTTTTTTATTATTTTGAATTTGCTTGAGCCTATCGTGCCGCACATTGCAAACGAGCTTAGCGAAGAGTTATTTGGTCGCAAAAATTTTACAAAACTTGAGATGAAAGAAGAGGTTTTTGTAAAAGATAGCATAAGCCTGGCTATAACCGTAAATGGTAAGAAAAGAGCAGAGTTTGAAGTGGCTGCAAATGAGAGCGAGAGTGAAATTTTAAACATAGCTAAACAAAATGTGGCTAAGTGGCTTGAGGGTAAGGAAATTTTAAAAGAGATTTACATAAAAGGCAAATTAGTAAATTTTGTCATTAAAGGATAA
- a CDS encoding penicillin-binding protein — protein MRYFLAFFVAIFICGCGYKPVSKITQDLVGERIYVDVIISKEEPKNSVWIKDAVKEGMVARLNKNLSSKESADTSIIISVKDLNYEAIIYDEFGYITSYKAFLRLNYKTRFKDGTVVDIPATGEYDFSVARRQKSVRYADSVISDTQKYEAIKEASKEAFDEYIANLAVKGYRNGSSNR, from the coding sequence TTGAGGTACTTTTTAGCATTTTTTGTAGCGATATTTATCTGTGGGTGTGGCTATAAACCAGTATCAAAGATCACGCAAGATCTTGTCGGTGAGAGAATTTACGTCGATGTGATTATTAGTAAAGAAGAGCCAAAAAATAGTGTTTGGATAAAGGATGCTGTAAAAGAGGGTATGGTGGCAAGGCTAAATAAAAACCTATCAAGTAAAGAGAGTGCTGATACTTCGATAATTATTTCGGTAAAAGATTTAAATTACGAAGCAATAATTTATGATGAGTTTGGTTATATCACCTCATATAAAGCATTTTTAAGGCTAAACTATAAGACAAGATTTAAAGATGGTACCGTGGTTGACATTCCAGCTACTGGCGAATATGACTTTAGTGTCGCAAGACGCCAAAAAAGCGTAAGATACGCAGATAGTGTCATTAGTGATACTCAAAAATACGAAGCTATCAAAGAGGCGTCAAAAGAGGCCTTTGATGAGTATATCGCAAATTTAGCGGTAAAAGGATATAGAAATGGCAGCAGTAACCGTTAG
- a CDS encoding diguanylate cyclase, with protein sequence MAAVTVSQIVKEALNEIKDRHLMLTPENYTEVYNEISKKYGFTTEESKKIEKYISRLGDEYKNQAISLHIKTVDEFVAFMTARLSRGAQQGMGLATDDKKLKSLNAFARRILQAISMLHNKDAKTLAEQSMQLLARRYDEKNLDDICLKWFDFISSYDTEFLEFLKYYGVRDFDDLKTMSSELEKFLAQKDENSEEHALAELLNFALEPSITRELADELSTIRGILKQNPKSLNSKEFQEKVKAFVDRRIEEDRTEIIEKVGSLNNILQNISERISDIAASSQSSTDKVKSIKNDLKNVNLNTNSIDQVRSMLIEIASALEIESKELGIEMHNRQATISELQNRVISLEKELEEAKLESKEDFLTKVSTKRALMNEIQRIEEAYKRYGTDYSICFVDIDYFKKINDTYGHEAGDVILSAVAQVLKKNARKVDFVGRYGGEEFVILLPSTGLKDSVKFGDKLRSMIENFKFIYKNERIKVTISSGIATRSANLSETMTLEAADKMLYLSKENGRNQVMPKIIEDK encoded by the coding sequence ATGGCAGCAGTAACCGTTAGTCAAATAGTCAAGGAAGCCTTAAATGAGATCAAAGATCGCCATTTGATGCTAACGCCAGAGAATTATACTGAGGTCTATAATGAAATTTCTAAAAAATACGGCTTTACAACAGAAGAGAGCAAAAAGATAGAAAAATATATCTCAAGGCTTGGCGATGAATATAAAAATCAAGCCATAAGCCTTCATATAAAGACGGTCGATGAGTTTGTTGCTTTTATGACTGCTAGGCTATCTAGAGGCGCTCAGCAAGGGATGGGTCTTGCGACTGATGATAAAAAGCTAAAATCACTAAACGCATTTGCTAGAAGAATTCTCCAAGCTATCTCAATGCTTCACAATAAAGATGCAAAAACCTTAGCAGAGCAAAGTATGCAACTGCTTGCTAGAAGATATGATGAGAAAAATCTTGACGATATTTGTTTGAAATGGTTTGACTTTATAAGCTCGTACGATACTGAGTTTTTGGAGTTTTTAAAATATTATGGCGTAAGAGATTTTGATGATCTAAAAACCATGAGTTCTGAGCTTGAGAAATTTCTTGCACAAAAAGATGAAAATAGCGAAGAACATGCTTTGGCTGAGCTTTTAAATTTTGCCCTTGAGCCTTCTATTACAAGAGAGCTTGCTGATGAATTAAGCACGATAAGAGGCATTTTAAAGCAAAATCCTAAAAGCTTAAATAGTAAAGAATTTCAAGAAAAAGTAAAAGCATTTGTTGATCGTAGAATCGAAGAAGATAGAACAGAAATAATCGAAAAAGTTGGTTCGCTAAATAATATCTTACAAAATATAAGCGAGAGAATTTCTGATATTGCAGCTAGTTCACAAAGTAGTACAGATAAAGTAAAAAGTATTAAAAATGATCTTAAAAATGTAAATTTAAACACAAATAGTATCGATCAAGTAAGAAGTATGCTTATCGAGATCGCTAGCGCTTTGGAGATCGAGAGTAAAGAGCTAGGCATAGAGATGCACAATAGGCAAGCTACTATTTCAGAGCTTCAAAATAGAGTGATCAGTCTTGAAAAAGAGCTTGAGGAAGCTAAGCTTGAGAGTAAAGAGGACTTTTTGACAAAAGTATCTACTAAGCGTGCTTTGATGAATGAGATTCAACGCATCGAAGAAGCATATAAACGCTATGGTACCGACTATTCTATTTGCTTTGTTGATATTGATTATTTCAAAAAAATAAACGATACTTATGGTCATGAGGCTGGAGATGTTATACTCTCGGCAGTAGCTCAAGTACTTAAGAAAAATGCTAGAAAGGTTGATTTTGTTGGTAGATACGGTGGTGAAGAATTTGTAATCTTACTTCCAAGTACTGGCTTAAAAGATAGCGTTAAATTTGGAGATAAGCTAAGAAGCATGATAGAAAATTTTAAATTTATCTATAAAAATGAGCGCATTAAGGTTACTATTAGTTCTGGCATAGCGACAAGAAGTGCAAATTTAAGTGAGACAATGACGCTTGAGGCTGCTGATAAGATGCTTTATCTCTCAAAAGAAAATGGTAGAAATCAAGTAATGCCAAAGATAATCGAGGATAAATGA